Proteins from one Diorhabda carinulata isolate Delta chromosome 10, icDioCari1.1, whole genome shotgun sequence genomic window:
- the LOC130898533 gene encoding dynein regulatory complex protein 9-like, with protein sequence MSLTQLPKKFSLELIISVIQEIVDQLIILSTVNRWPDGIIYDFQYKSVKERFGEENRSQLNSLPEENFNYITAIVTKLLEELKVEKSFEKFSYIIKVLKKLKTDEEDLLKETKHKENEVKILKKFIDNEQIVYIDKIMECMADIGVIKDQIENTQIENEIKSNYIKCYQKSKYEMKILELNQWIEEENGKIDRTKLKINQDIRVNREIQAATKEMTEELESKIEEWKAKYNEKLKEMNEKLNILNEKYNKQLEIIRNFEELHSKRQKEINDYKQYKIEKEILRIEKEKRNKAATKIEAWWRGVMVRKGFGKYRKKKEKKGKKKSTDKRENK encoded by the exons ATGTCTTTAACACAACTCCCGAAAAAGTTCTCTCTAGAACTAATTATTTCTGTAATACAGGAAATAGTAGATCAATTGATCATTTTGAGTACGGTAAATCGATGGCCAGATGGAATAATCTACGATTTTCAGTATAAATCAGTAAAAGAAAGATTCGGTGAAGAAAATCGAAGTCAACTGAATAGTTTACctgaagaaaatttcaattatataacgGCGATTGTTACGAAATTGTTGGAAGaattaaaagttgaaaaaagctttgaaaaattttcatatattataaaagtattgaaaaaattaaaaaccgaTGAAGAAGATTTACTTAAAGAGACTAAACATAAAGAAAATGAAgttaaaatacttaaaaaattcaTCGATAACGAACAAATTGTTTATATCGATAAGATTATGGAATGTATGGCTGATATAGGGGTGATTAAAGATCAAATTGAG AATACTCAAATCGAGAACGAGATcaaatcgaattacatcaagTGTTACCAAAAATCCAAAtacgaaatgaaaattttggaattgaACCAATGGATAGAAGAAGAAAACGGAAAAATAGATAgaacgaaattaaaaataaatcaagacaTTCGTGTGAATAGAGAAATACAAGCAGCAACGAAGGAAATGACTGaa GAACTGGAGAGTAAAATTGAGGAATGGAAAGctaaatataacgaaaaattgaaagaaatgaacgaaaaattgaatatactcaacgaaaaatataataaacaattggAAATTATCAGGAATTTTGAAGAATTA CATTCAAAACGCCAAAAAGAAATAAACGACTATAAACAGTATAAAATCGAGAAGGAAATATTGAGAATTGAGAAAGAGAAGAGGAACAAAGCGGCTACGAAAATAGAGGCTTGGTGGCGAGGGGTTATGGTGAGAAAAGGCTTCGGAAAATATCGAAAGAAgaaggaaaagaaaggaaagaAGAAGAGTACAGATAAAAGAGAAAACAAGTGA
- the LOC130898503 gene encoding mitochondrial chaperone BCS1, whose product MPLTEYLSTLSDNPYFGAGFGLFGVGAAAAVLRKGFQASLVLFRRHYMITLEVPCRDKSYQWLLQWMTTKGARQTQHLSVETSFEQKDSGLIKTKYDFIPSIGTHFFRYGRTWIRVERTREQHALDLHMGTPWETVQLTALGQNKQMFFDILEEARTMALEKHEGKTIMYNAMGSEWRPLGHPRRKRPISSVILDEGISERVLNDCREFISNPGWYIDRGIPYRRGYLLYGPPGCGKSSYITALAGELGFSICILNLSERSLSDDRLNHLLSVAPQQSIILLEDIDAAFVSREDTPRQKAAYEGLNRITFSGLLNCLDGVASTEARIVFMTTNYRERLDPALIRPGRVDVQEYIGWCSISQIEKMFLRFYDGAEAPSQAKVFAEKLAKYNDNISPAQVQGYFMVHKHSNFEEVLKNCEYFGGNGTNIRKSVEI is encoded by the exons atgccTTTAACCGAATATTTATCCACGCTATCAGATAACCCGTATTTCGGCGCGGGTTTCGGTTTATTCGGCGTCGGCGCCGCGGCAGCGGTCTTAAGAAAAGGTTTCCAAGCTTCTTTAGTCCTATTTCGTAGACATTACATGATCACACTTGAAGTGCCTTGCAGAGACAAATCGTATCAGTGGTTATTACAATGGATGACGACTAAAGGTGCACGACAAACTCAACATTTAAGCGTCGAAACTAGTTTCGAACAAAAAGACAGCGGACTCATAAAAACTAAATACGATTTCATACCGAGCATAGGAACGCATTTTTTCCG ATATGGTAGAACGTGGATACGGGTGGAAAGAACTAGGGAACAGCACGCTTTAGATTTACATATGGGGACGCCTTGGGAAACGGTACAATTAACGGCTTTAGGACAGaataaacaaatgttttttgatatattagaaGAAG caCGAACGATGGCGTTGGAAAAGCACGAAGGTAAAACGATTATGTACAACGCAATGGGAAGCGAATGGAGACCTTTAGGGCATCCTAGACGAAAACGACCGATTTCTTCAGTTATTTTAGATGAAGGAATAAGTGAAAGGGTCTTAAACGATTGCCGGGAGTTTATATCGAACCCGGGGTGGTATATAGACCGAGGAATACCATATAGACGCG gTTATCTCCTTTACGGACCACCAGGGTGCGGTAAATCATCTTATATAACCGCATTAGCTGGTGAATTGGGTTTTTCCATTTGTATATTGAATTTATCTGAAAGGAGTTTATCTGATGACCGATTGAATCATCTTCTGAGCGTCGCGCCTCAACAGAGTATCATTTTATTGGAAGACATCGATGCCGCGTTCGTTTCCAGGGAGGATACCCCGCGACAGAAAGCGGCTTATGAGGGATTAAACAGGATCACTTTTAGCGGGTTATTGAATTGTTTGGACGGCGTGGCTAGTACAGAAGCTAGGATCGTTTTTATGACGACGAATTATAGAGAACG ATTGGATCCGGCTCTGATTAGACCGGGTAGGGTAGACGTACAGGAGTATATCGGTTGGTGTTCGATTAGTCAAATCGAGAAGATGTTTCTTAGGTTTTACGATGGTGCGGAGGCTCCAAGTCAAGCGAAAGTTTTTGCTGAGAAATTAGCGAAATATAACGATAATATCAGTCCGGCTCAAGTGCAGGGTTACTTTATGGTGCATAAACATTCGAATTTCGAGGAAGTGTTGAAAAATTGCGAATATTTTGGAGGAAATGGCACTAATATCAGAAAAAGTGTAGAAATctaa